The DNA sequence TGACTATATAAGAAGCAAACGGTTTACGCGTTGTAATGTAGTAGTCACGCGGTttagtgtatattttttttagagattaattataaataaaaaataaagttaattaaaagtttaaaatatattgtatttattatttactagTGCTCAAAAAACACTTTATGTTCCGACCTAATAGTTACCATGTAGTTTGGTGTAACTTTGAAAGAAGTAATTATTCTTGGAAgttaaaataaagatttaattattgttttaatttttaaatttagggaatatgttttgttaatccttgaaatttaaaaatatttttttagtttctgaattttaataatttgtttttttagtttttgacacaataaattaatattttataataatttttagtattttatgacgattttttagtattatagcaattttaaaatgaaaacggttaaaaataaaaactattttataaaaactaaaaattatcaataaagtatcaatttattatactagaaactaaaaataataattttttaaaatttaagtaattctaaattttagaaattaaaaaatcacacaTCCCAACTTGAAAGACTGAACAATTAAATGttgtttaaaactaattttaatatcaaagattaattttcatatttattttaaaatttgttgaaacTAATTTGGCAACAAAATAGATTGATTGTCCAAATTAAGTCATAAtgttaattcatttataatttatattttaaaactatcataaaatactaaaaaaatcatcaaaaaatattaaaaactaacataaaatatcaatttattatatcaaggattaaaaaaataatttatcaaaattcagaaactaaaacaataattaaatctaaaataaaatactacagcggtggtttataataattaaaagtaaaatttattagaaaaagaaatcacatcaaataagattattttatttataatagttttagataatattagtatagttttaaaatatattaagtgacttttcaaaattaaattaagtcaaaaagttttttattacGATAGTAGTCAAAAAGAACACACCGGATCATCAAATGTTGCATTGCACGTTGGAATCATTGCTAATTGTTACTAGTAATTAATTATAGATGACTCACAGTTACCCATATGGAGCATTTTTTAAAtctcacaaaattaattaataagaacTGTGAgctgttaaaaaatttaattctgatattcattttgttaaaaaattgcaTGAATACTGAATTAATTTAAAGTCTAACAAATATTATCAATTCTAAAGAAATTACATTCAATTAGTAAATttcttgtttaaatatttttaaacataaataaaatttatacataaaaaatcatacatattttcattattactaatatattttaattatatgaaatagGAATAAATTTaagacataattttttaaattatgaaaataaattatttcagtacaaatttcaaaatgatgaataagaataaatttatcttaaaatttagtttatttatatcttccatttaatacaatattataaagatttaaaatataaaccaaaattaaatataaaaatattaagtgatATATCTGAATGTCGAATAGATTACTTGGCCGAAGCAATACTATGCTTATTCGAAGAAGCACATGatactatataaatataaattaatataataactaataaacAAAGTAGGGAAAATGGGGTAGAGTTCAATGTGGGATGACTCACGGTCAAAGGAGTGTTTGGTCTTTGGATATTTCACCTTCCTTAATGGGATTGGCGTTCACTTAATTTTCATGTAAACACAAGCTATGCTGATTGTTGCCGATTCGTTTTGTCCACGAGTTAGTTGGCGCTTTGCCTGACGCGGTTTTGTTTAGTATGGATTGGCCTCAATCCTTCAATGCTTTACTTTTTGTATAAGCCATTTGTCTTTGCACCAAATTCTTACGCTATTAATATATTGCTAGGTTTTGGCAACAGAATATTGAAATTTATGTTGTTTAATTACTTCTTCTAGTTTGagcatataatttcttttaatttcatctTCTACTTAATAAATGTGGCAAGGAAACGTACGTGATTGCAGGCCAGCAAGGTGTtgaatgattcttttttaatcaAAGAGTGTGTAGTAGTATGCTGgattggctcaaggcttgtttttttatgtgtttttagaAGTTCATTAATTGATAATACAtctaaaaaaagttgaaaaaataatgGGTATACATAAAAACTCTAGACACATATATGAGATTAATCTTTATTTCATCACTTAATCatacttaaaattttttatttttctaaaaatgtattttgtgATGATaatcaaatctaattttttttaattgcaaacTCAATGTGTATGTTACCATGAATTACACTTATTGAAATTATAAAGTTACTTTggtggttaaaaataaaaaaagagaaggtaATATGATTTGAATCTCTCTTATTAACCTTAACTTATAATTAACATTTctcgataataaaaaaaatcagctatagataaataaaaagattatgaGTGCTAACAAAGTGTTTTAAGTGACCAAATATTCATCTATCATCATTCAAAAAGTTTGATgcaattaatttattcaaatatatgaataaataaattttcatcataaaatattattaatatgacacaattttggtttttaatcattattaatatatcaCTTTATAAAGAATATCTGtaaaaagaaattttcaaaatattagttaatagaaaatattagtaaattggatttgaaaataaatattaatataggtatcatttaattctattaatgtaatatttataaaaatatataaattaattaatttttcttatatagtaggaaaatataaaatttaattaatatttaaaaatattagttaatagaacatatttttaaaaagaacatTTTAAAGACACACgatttcattatttaattaatattaaaaaatactttataaaacatatttgaaaTAGGAAAATTCGAGTCTACATtttctatatctatatattctTAAGtcaactaaacatgaaaataaatattaatataacatttaatattataaatgttatacttatccaaatatatatttatatataaagaaattttttcttatatagtatggcacaattttattatttagtcaaaatttaaaaacaaaatagtttataaaaagtattttcaaaaataaaaatttaaatttatttccatctTAATATATAAGTTTATATAGACTAGACCGAgaaaaaagtatacaaaaatggaaataaatagatttttcaTATAGAATGACAcaactttattatttaattaatatttaaagaaatttatttatagaatgtattttgaaaaataaaaattcaaacctacattttcttatacctatatctatatctatatattttggAGTCAACTAAACCTGAGAGTAAATATTAATGTAAcatgtaattttattaatataataagtatgcaaataacaagtaaaatgttttttcttatacagtgacataattttattatttaattaatatttttttaaaataatttacagaatatattttaaaaaggtaaaattaaaatctagACTTTCTATATCTAAATATTAAGTCAACTATAAAAGTGAGaataaatattaatgtaatatttaatattataaatgtaatacttatatatatatatagataaataaacaaaatattttaattatatagtatgacacaaatttattatttatttaagatctaaaaaaatgttatgtaaaatttaatgctattaaaataataagtatacaaatatataaataaatagttttttttcttatagtaTTACCTGGCCTTTTTTTATAAGTAACAAGTGTAGTGTAAAAATATACTACACTTATTCCTTATAATAAGAACCAAAAGTAGTATgtcacaattttattatttaattaaaactttaaaaattaatttatagaacatatttttaaaaagaaaaatttaaatcaacatTTTTCTATATCTATATGATATCGATAAGTCAACTAAACATAAGAATAACAACCAAATTTAATCATtcatggaaataattttttattagatctAATTTAACTTCTTGTCTAATCAAATTCGAGATTAATTAAGACCCCTTCTCCATGCTAAaccaaaggataaaaaaatgagaataactCATGAAACTATCTCTTAAAAACACTTTCGACGAAGAAAAAAATCACTCCCGTTGAAGAATTGTTCTTCAAAATACTCATTTATGATgagaattcaaatttataatattgaaataatttatattgaatgGAATGAGGATATTATAATCTTGTTACATCATTAAATTTTTCCATATTGAAGAaagttatattctttttaattttttagagggagaaagaaagttatattctttttataacaatattaatatattatacgTCAAAAAACAATCCTggaaaaacaatattttgaggttcttttaatattatatatcaagCATGAGAAATTAACGTCCCTAAACTTCAGATTACTGGAAACTAAATAAATTTCCAATACCAAACACCTCCTAAGGTTGTGACAATATACGTGTTTAAAACATTTCCAAAGCACTAGGAAGAGAAAATAGGCAATAAAAGAGGCGATGGGTTTGGATCATAGCATTATTCCATTGATTGCAGTGATGGCAAAACGAACGTCtagaaatatcaattattacACCGAACAAAACTGCAAAATTCATGAATATACAACCTGCCCATTGAAGggttgaaaagaatgaatgtCCTTTGACAAAGAATTTCATTTCGTATCCTGACTTGTTATAATGCCTGTGGAGAGCTGTCATCAAGGGACCAAAATTCAACAAACTTGAAAACCAACTTAAAAAAACAACTAtagataatgatgatgatgatgttagtGGTTAAGGTTATATGATATAATCAGCAACTCTACCTTATTGTTGAGAGATCACCAAAGACAGTTTTCAGGTCAGGCCTATCAGATGCTGGAAGGATGCATCTAAGAGCCACCTTTAGCATGTCATCAAGAATTTTAGATGGTCTTTCCCCATTGTTCTTGTCCACTAGAGACCTATCAAAGCACTGGCTAGAACGGTTTTGTTCGGCTAAGAACCTCACCCAGTCAATGAGGTCAACCACCCCTGGAATCCCAGAAACTATTTCTCCAGAATTTCTTCCTGTTAGGAGCTCTAACAAGATCACTCCAAATGCATAGACATCACTTGTCAAGGAAGGGCATGGTTTGCTTGATCTAGCAAACTCGGGAGGCCGATAGCCGAGTGCACCGGCATTCAGAACTTGCTCAGCAGTACCAGCTGCAGTGAGTATCCTGTGCAGGGTGTAGTCAGTGAGGAGAACATTTCTGTTGGGAGTTTCTAGCAAAATGTTTGTGGATTTGAGATTGCCATGAGGTATGGCTTTCTCATCGTGTAAGAAATGCAGACATTGTGCCACCTCTACAGCCACCCTGAGCCTTTCATCAAGAGACAAAGGATGGAGATTTCCTTTATCTGTCTCTGCAGAAAAATTTGAAACAACTAAATAAAACAGAAGTATTACAATTTACAACTAAAAGCCTGGGTTTCATGCTGCAAGAAAACATGCATGAGACCATAATCTTACCATGGAGATAAATATCCAAAGATTGTGCATTCATGTAATTTGATATAATCAGTTTCTCATGTTCCTTTGGCCCCAAGTAGTAACCCTGAACAGAAACCAGGTTTGGATGCTTGATAGTCCCAAGTTTCTTTATTTCCCTAGCCAACTCCTTTTTTCCTTTAGTTATTCCTTCTCTTAACCATTTGACAGCCAATTCATGACCAGAATCAAGTGTAGCTTTGTAGAGTGTTCCATGACAGCTCCTGCCAATAACTTCTGCTGGAGCACATGAAAGTTCTTCCGCAGTTAGCGCCAAGGATCCATCAAATATATGCAAGTCTCCAACCAGTTTATCTGGAGAGGAGACTTTGAGGGAACCAGGATTCTCAAACTGATAGCTTTTTGAAGATGAAGGATTTGAAGGAGACAAAATAGACATTGGGGTAGATGTTCCTTCCTCGTTCTTACCTAATTCAGAAGGGCCAAAATCTATTGGCTTCTTTCCCACTGGATGAATGTTTCTTGCATCATCAGAAGACCCACTTTGAGCAGGTGGTAATACTTCCAAATTTCTATAAGGTTCCTCTATATTTGATGTGAAAGTACTCTCTTGGGTGATGCCCCTTGCTTCATTTTGTTTAGAAGTCCTTTCTTTTTCATGATGAaccttataataaattattatacccACAAAAGCCATCACAAAACCACCAGCAACCAAACATGCAATCAGGGCAATCCTAGTTGCAGACTTTTTTTGTAACCGATGTTCCCTCAAACCTAGGTTGGAAGTATCTTTTGGTGATGGTTGCAAATGTGGAAATACCAGCATAGTATTTCCTGGATGAAATGCAGAGTCGGGAAACTGCTTTAAGCTTTCTGGTACAACACCAGAAAGATTATTAAAGGATACATTCAATACTCTCAACTCATCTGGAAGGTCATCAGGAATAGTACCTACCAATTGGTTGTTGCATAGATTGAGATATGCCAAATTGTGAAGCCTACTCATATTTGAAGGAAGAGTCCCACTCAAGTTGTTGTGTGAAAGATCAAGAAACACCAGACTACAATTTTCAGCAGAAACTATTGGATTATTTGGAGGTTGAAATTGAATAAGAATTGATCCAGAAAATTTATTGTTGGAGAGATCAAGATTAATCAATTTGGTTGAGGTGAAAAAGCTTGGCAGGAGGAACCCAGAGAGCTGGTTGAGGCTAAGATCAATCTCTTCTAGTTCTGGATATGTTCCCAAAATTGGTGGGAGAAAGCCCTCCAATGAGTTATTGGATACCTTAAGTGAAGTTAACCTTAAAAATTGAGAAGTTTCATTTGGTAGCATTCCTCCCAATGAGTTGCTACTTAGCTGAACAACTTCCACATAGTTACCCCAATACCGGATCCTTGAGAAATTACCTGATAGTGTGTTGTTACTCAAATCTATGATGGAACAGTGGCCTACCCTGAGAGGTAAGGGGCCATACAATTTGTTTGAAGATAAATTAAGCTTCCTCAGAGTCACCGAGGTAATAATTCCAATGGGACCTACAAAGAAAGTTTAAATTGTAAAAGAAGAGAAGGGTAAGCAGAAACTTATTGAATAACACTTTGAACTCATGTCATGTGTGATTTTATGATATTATGACTAAAATTGATGAATAAGTCAATGCTAAATAATTGGGGATAGATAAAGGGAACAAAGTAGACCAAGATTTCTCCGGGCAGAATAGATTGTTTATCACATGTAGCATACTTTTGGACAGATTTTGAAAGGACTTCCCAGTTTCTACAatgtttctatataaaaaaactaaatggcTTCTATAAGGATTAGCAGATGAATACATAAAAATGGGTATAACCTGGACACCAACTTCATTGTGGATATAGATTACCACATAAGAATTTTCTGCAAAGATCTAAAGGTCTGCTAACAGTTGCATACCTGGTTGTATACTATCCAGAAGATCCCCTTAAGAAGGTTTAACATCAActacttttcttccttttcaaattttgtatttcaAACTGACTCCATAAATCAATATATTAGACTGATGCCGATGATATGTGACCAAAATACTTATGTTAAGTTTTTAATATACTTTGTCTTTTATAATCAATGCAGCCTTCATTAGTACTTATTTGGGATACAGAATTATGTTTGAAGTATAACTTATCCATCAATAGGTTGAACCATGGCACAGAAACTTCAAATTGGACAAATATAagattttctttaatttgagtTCTCCACTATTTCATATACAGGTaagaaatttatgaaataatttgtatttCAGTCAATATTGATCAATAATAGACTTTCATTTCAGTTTGGTGACCATATCATACTTTCCTCTACAATCTTTGTTCATAGAAATGATTGAGGGTGTGAAAAGTATCTATTTATTCCACAGAAGAAAATTCCCCAAAGCGTTTatctaaaataactaaaatagcAGAATATGCATCAGAATGAAAGTTGCAGTTTCATATTTCAGCAACCAAACAGCAGCTTGATATGGGGTGTTGGCAGTAATTTTTCATACCTAAAACTTCATTTATTAATAAGTCAGCAGAACAGATAGCAACAAATAGGGAGTAGACTAGCAAATGgataaattttaactttgaaGAAAGAATATCATTACAATTTTCACATAAAACATAGAAGGTACCTTCAAGCTTGTTTTGACTAAGATCCAGTTCAGACAACATCATTGAACTTTCCTTCAATAGAGCTTCGGGCAGTAAACCAGTCAACTGGTTGCATGCAAGTCGAAGAATCCGAAGAGATACCACAAACGTGAAGGAAGGTATATTGCCCTCTAACTGATTATTACTAGCATCAAAGACCTCTAAATTGTCAAGGTATGGCATACCATCATGAACAAATAACTCACCACTCAAGGAATTATGGCTAATATTTAAATACTGAATTGAAGAGAGAAATGACTCATCTGCAAGTCCCAAATCCGGTGTACCAGAAAACCTATTGCTGCTTAAGTCAACATATAGCACACTGCCCATCGGATAAAATATATGCATAATATCCCCAAAGAAGTTATTCATGTGCAAATCTAAATACTTCAACTGCTCAAGTTTGTGAAAGTCAACAGGAAGAGTACCTCCAAGTTCATTTGAAGAAAGATTCAGATATACTAACTTGCGCAACTGAACGAAGTTAGAGAGTAACGGCCCATTAAACTTGTTGAGGGATAAATCAAGATATTCAAGTGACTCTATTGTGGCAATGTGTAAGAGATCTCCTGTGAACTGGTTGTTGACAGCTGACAAATTGCGAAGCATTGTAAGGCCATTAATCGCA is a window from the Glycine max cultivar Williams 82 chromosome 2, Glycine_max_v4.0, whole genome shotgun sequence genome containing:
- the LOC100809980 gene encoding probable inactive receptor kinase At5g10020 isoform X2, coding for MLGLRATRKGMQAIWFMLSLLVAIALGNSDIDALLEFKKSIQNDPSGLVVNSWDSRSLDSDGCPKNWYGIVCSEGSVLSITLDNAGLVGELNFLAINGLTMLRNLSAVNNQFTGDLLHIATIESLEYLDLSLNKFNGPLLSNFVQLRKLVYLNLSSNELGGTLPVDFHKLEQLKYLDLHMNNFFGDIMHIFYPMGSVLYVDLSSNRFSGTPDLGLADESFLSSIQYLNISHNSLSGELFVHDGMPYLDNLEVFDASNNQLEGNIPSFTFVVSLRILRLACNQLTGLLPEALLKESSMMLSELDLSQNKLEGPIGIITSVTLRKLNLSSNKLYGPLPLRVGHCSIIDLSNNTLSGNFSRIRYWGNYVEVVQLSSNSLGGMLPNETSQFLRLTSLKVSNNSLEGFLPPILGTYPELEEIDLSLNQLSGFLLPSFFTSTKLINLDLSNNKFSGSILIQFQPPNNPIVSAENCSLVFLDLSHNNLSGTLPSNMSRLHNLAYLNLCNNQLVGTIPDDLPDELRVLNVSFNNLSGVVPESLKQFPDSAFHPGNTMLVFPHLQPSPKDTSNLGLREHRLQKKSATRIALIACLVAGGFVMAFVGIIIYYKVHHEKERTSKQNEARGITQESTFTSNIEEPYRNLEVLPPAQSGSSDDARNIHPVGKKPIDFGPSELGKNEEGTSTPMSILSPSNPSSSKSYQFENPGSLKVSSPDKLVGDLHIFDGSLALTAEELSCAPAEVIGRSCHGTLYKATLDSGHELAVKWLREGITKGKKELAREIKKLGTIKHPNLVSVQGYYLGPKEHEKLIISNYMNAQSLDIYLHDKGNLHPLSLDERLRVAVEVAQCLHFLHDEKAIPHGNLKSTNILLETPNRNVLLTDYTLHRILTAAGTAEQVLNAGALGYRPPEFARSSKPCPSLTSDVYAFGVILLELLTGRNSGEIVSGIPGVVDLIDWVRFLAEQNRSSQCFDRSLVDKNNGERPSKILDDMLKVALRCILPASDRPDLKTVFGDLSTISSPQAL
- the LOC100809980 gene encoding probable inactive receptor kinase At5g10020 isoform X3, giving the protein MQAIWFMLSLLVAIALGNSDIDALLEFKKSIQNDPSGLVVNSWDSRSLDSDGCPKNWYGIVCSEGSVLSITLDNAGLVGELNFLAINGLTMLRNLSAVNNQFTGDLLHIATIESLEYLDLSLNKFNGPLLSNFVQLRKLVYLNLSSNELGGTLPVDFHKLEQLKYLDLHMNNFFGDIMHIFYPMGSVLYVDLSSNRFSGTPDLGLADESFLSSIQYLNISHNSLSGELFVHDGMPYLDNLEVFDASNNQLEGNIPSFTFVVSLRILRLACNQLTGLLPEALLKESSMMLSELDLSQNKLEGPIGIITSVTLRKLNLSSNKLYGPLPLRVGHCSIIDLSNNTLSGNFSRIRYWGNYVEVVQLSSNSLGGMLPNETSQFLRLTSLKVSNNSLEGFLPPILGTYPELEEIDLSLNQLSGFLLPSFFTSTKLINLDLSNNKFSGSILIQFQPPNNPIVSAENCSLVFLDLSHNNLSGTLPSNMSRLHNLAYLNLCNNQLVGTIPDDLPDELRVLNVSFNNLSGVVPESLKQFPDSAFHPGNTMLVFPHLQPSPKDTSNLGLREHRLQKKSATRIALIACLVAGGFVMAFVGIIIYYKVHHEKERTSKQNEARGITQESTFTSNIEEPYRNLEVLPPAQSGSSDDARNIHPVGKKPIDFGPSELGKNEEGTSTPMSILSPSNPSSSKSYQFENPGSLKVSSPDKLVGDLHIFDGSLALTAEELSCAPAEVIGRSCHGTLYKATLDSGHELAVKWLREGITKGKKELAREIKKLGTIKHPNLVSVQGYYLGPKEHEKLIISNYMNAQSLDIYLHETDKGNLHPLSLDERLRVAVEVAQCLHFLHDEKAIPHGNLKSTNILLETPNRNVLLTDYTLHRILTAAGTAEQVLNAGALGYRPPEFARSSKPCPSLTSDVYAFGVILLELLTGRNSGEIVSGIPGVVDLIDWVRFLAEQNRSSQCFDRSLVDKNNGERPSKILDDMLKVALRCILPASDRPDLKTVFGDLSTISSPQAL
- the LOC100809980 gene encoding probable inactive receptor kinase At5g10020 isoform X4 translates to MLSLLVAIALGNSDIDALLEFKKSIQNDPSGLVVNSWDSRSLDSDGCPKNWYGIVCSEGSVLSITLDNAGLVGELNFLAINGLTMLRNLSAVNNQFTGDLLHIATIESLEYLDLSLNKFNGPLLSNFVQLRKLVYLNLSSNELGGTLPVDFHKLEQLKYLDLHMNNFFGDIMHIFYPMGSVLYVDLSSNRFSGTPDLGLADESFLSSIQYLNISHNSLSGELFVHDGMPYLDNLEVFDASNNQLEGNIPSFTFVVSLRILRLACNQLTGLLPEALLKESSMMLSELDLSQNKLEGPIGIITSVTLRKLNLSSNKLYGPLPLRVGHCSIIDLSNNTLSGNFSRIRYWGNYVEVVQLSSNSLGGMLPNETSQFLRLTSLKVSNNSLEGFLPPILGTYPELEEIDLSLNQLSGFLLPSFFTSTKLINLDLSNNKFSGSILIQFQPPNNPIVSAENCSLVFLDLSHNNLSGTLPSNMSRLHNLAYLNLCNNQLVGTIPDDLPDELRVLNVSFNNLSGVVPESLKQFPDSAFHPGNTMLVFPHLQPSPKDTSNLGLREHRLQKKSATRIALIACLVAGGFVMAFVGIIIYYKVHHEKERTSKQNEARGITQESTFTSNIEEPYRNLEVLPPAQSGSSDDARNIHPVGKKPIDFGPSELGKNEEGTSTPMSILSPSNPSSSKSYQFENPGSLKVSSPDKLVGDLHIFDGSLALTAEELSCAPAEVIGRSCHGTLYKATLDSGHELAVKWLREGITKGKKELAREIKKLGTIKHPNLVSVQGYYLGPKEHEKLIISNYMNAQSLDIYLHETDKGNLHPLSLDERLRVAVEVAQCLHFLHDEKAIPHGNLKSTNILLETPNRNVLLTDYTLHRILTAAGTAEQVLNAGALGYRPPEFARSSKPCPSLTSDVYAFGVILLELLTGRNSGEIVSGIPGVVDLIDWVRFLAEQNRSSQCFDRSLVDKNNGERPSKILDDMLKVALRCILPASDRPDLKTVFGDLSTISSPQAL
- the LOC100809980 gene encoding probable inactive receptor kinase At5g10020 isoform X1, translating into MLGLRATRKGMQAIWFMLSLLVAIALGNSDIDALLEFKKSIQNDPSGLVVNSWDSRSLDSDGCPKNWYGIVCSEGSVLSITLDNAGLVGELNFLAINGLTMLRNLSAVNNQFTGDLLHIATIESLEYLDLSLNKFNGPLLSNFVQLRKLVYLNLSSNELGGTLPVDFHKLEQLKYLDLHMNNFFGDIMHIFYPMGSVLYVDLSSNRFSGTPDLGLADESFLSSIQYLNISHNSLSGELFVHDGMPYLDNLEVFDASNNQLEGNIPSFTFVVSLRILRLACNQLTGLLPEALLKESSMMLSELDLSQNKLEGPIGIITSVTLRKLNLSSNKLYGPLPLRVGHCSIIDLSNNTLSGNFSRIRYWGNYVEVVQLSSNSLGGMLPNETSQFLRLTSLKVSNNSLEGFLPPILGTYPELEEIDLSLNQLSGFLLPSFFTSTKLINLDLSNNKFSGSILIQFQPPNNPIVSAENCSLVFLDLSHNNLSGTLPSNMSRLHNLAYLNLCNNQLVGTIPDDLPDELRVLNVSFNNLSGVVPESLKQFPDSAFHPGNTMLVFPHLQPSPKDTSNLGLREHRLQKKSATRIALIACLVAGGFVMAFVGIIIYYKVHHEKERTSKQNEARGITQESTFTSNIEEPYRNLEVLPPAQSGSSDDARNIHPVGKKPIDFGPSELGKNEEGTSTPMSILSPSNPSSSKSYQFENPGSLKVSSPDKLVGDLHIFDGSLALTAEELSCAPAEVIGRSCHGTLYKATLDSGHELAVKWLREGITKGKKELAREIKKLGTIKHPNLVSVQGYYLGPKEHEKLIISNYMNAQSLDIYLHETDKGNLHPLSLDERLRVAVEVAQCLHFLHDEKAIPHGNLKSTNILLETPNRNVLLTDYTLHRILTAAGTAEQVLNAGALGYRPPEFARSSKPCPSLTSDVYAFGVILLELLTGRNSGEIVSGIPGVVDLIDWVRFLAEQNRSSQCFDRSLVDKNNGERPSKILDDMLKVALRCILPASDRPDLKTVFGDLSTISSPQAL
- the LOC100809980 gene encoding probable inactive receptor kinase At5g10020 isoform X5; this translates as MNNFFGDIMHIFYPMGSVLYVDLSSNRFSGTPDLGLADESFLSSIQYLNISHNSLSGELFVHDGMPYLDNLEVFDASNNQLEGNIPSFTFVVSLRILRLACNQLTGLLPEALLKESSMMLSELDLSQNKLEGPIGIITSVTLRKLNLSSNKLYGPLPLRVGHCSIIDLSNNTLSGNFSRIRYWGNYVEVVQLSSNSLGGMLPNETSQFLRLTSLKVSNNSLEGFLPPILGTYPELEEIDLSLNQLSGFLLPSFFTSTKLINLDLSNNKFSGSILIQFQPPNNPIVSAENCSLVFLDLSHNNLSGTLPSNMSRLHNLAYLNLCNNQLVGTIPDDLPDELRVLNVSFNNLSGVVPESLKQFPDSAFHPGNTMLVFPHLQPSPKDTSNLGLREHRLQKKSATRIALIACLVAGGFVMAFVGIIIYYKVHHEKERTSKQNEARGITQESTFTSNIEEPYRNLEVLPPAQSGSSDDARNIHPVGKKPIDFGPSELGKNEEGTSTPMSILSPSNPSSSKSYQFENPGSLKVSSPDKLVGDLHIFDGSLALTAEELSCAPAEVIGRSCHGTLYKATLDSGHELAVKWLREGITKGKKELAREIKKLGTIKHPNLVSVQGYYLGPKEHEKLIISNYMNAQSLDIYLHETDKGNLHPLSLDERLRVAVEVAQCLHFLHDEKAIPHGNLKSTNILLETPNRNVLLTDYTLHRILTAAGTAEQVLNAGALGYRPPEFARSSKPCPSLTSDVYAFGVILLELLTGRNSGEIVSGIPGVVDLIDWVRFLAEQNRSSQCFDRSLVDKNNGERPSKILDDMLKVALRCILPASDRPDLKTVFGDLSTISSPQAL